One genomic window of Arachis hypogaea cultivar Tifrunner chromosome 8, arahy.Tifrunner.gnm2.J5K5, whole genome shotgun sequence includes the following:
- the LOC112705072 gene encoding histidine-containing phosphotransfer protein 4-like isoform X1, which yields MDKVRLQREAAFIRSSLLDQGYLDEQFIQLEELQDNDNPNFVEEVVTLFYTDSARLIYNIDQALLSNPTDFTKLDDYMHQFKGSCSSIGAKKVKNECNGFGEYCEAQNYDGCFRTFQQIKQEYINLKKKLETYFQPSYDHIYAYYLISPYDLMR from the exons ATGGACAAGGTTCGGTTGCAAAGAGAAGCTGCCTTCATACGAAGCTCACTTCTTGATCAG gGATATTTGGATGAGCAATTCATTCAGCTGGAAGAGTTGCAAGACAATGATAATCCCAATTTTGTGGAAGAAGTTGTGACCCTTTTCTACACTGACTCTGCAAGATTGATCTACAACATTGATCAAGCACT TTTGAGTAACCCAACTGACTTCACAAAATTGGACGATTACATGCATCAATTCAAGGGAAGTTGCTCAAG CATCGGAGCAAAGAAGGTGAAGAATGAATGCAACGGATTTGGTGAATATTGTGAGGCACAAAACTATGACGG ATGCTTCAGGACTTTCCAACAAATCAAGCAAGAGTATAtaaatttgaagaagaagcttgagACTTATTTTCAG CCATCTTATGATCATATATatgcttattatttaatttcaccATACGATTTGATGAGGTGA
- the LOC112706331 gene encoding tryptophan--tRNA ligase, chloroplastic/mitochondrial isoform X1 — translation MGGTGTVVSQFLNLSSSSSSYSPRFLAPSLSCAASTLLHSRFSLPSIRSCTSSATATPSTSSDTITPPTPLKKRVVSGVQPTGSIHLGNYFGAIKNWVALQNTYDTLFFIVDLHAITLPYEAQQLSKASRSTAAIYLACGVDPSKASVFVQSHVRAHVELMWLLSSATPIGWLNKMIQFKEKSRKAGDEEVGVALLTYPVLMASDILLYQSDFVPVGEDQKQHLELTRDLAERVNYLYGGRKWKKLGGRGGAIFKVPEPLIPPAGARIMSLTDGLSKMSKSAPSDQSRINLLDPKDLIANKIKRCKTDAFPGLEFDNPERPECNNLLSIYQLISGKTKEEVVQECQNMNWGAFKTLLTDALIDHLRPIQVRYDEIMSDSGYLDDVLAEGARNASEIADATVNNVYQAMGFLGRR, via the exons ATGGGTGGCACTGGCACCGTTGTTTCTCAGTTCCTCAAtctatcatcatcttcttcttcttattctccaCGCTTCCTTGCTCCTTCACT GTCGTGTGCTGCTTCAACCCTCCTTCATTCTCGCTTCTCACTCCCTTCTATCCGCTCTTGCACTTCCTCTGCCACCGCCACACCTTCTACTTCTTCAGACACGATCACTCCTCCAACCCCTCTCAA GAAACGGGTAGTCTCGGGAGTGCAGCCAACTGGGTCAATTCACCTTGGAAACTATTTTGGAGCCATCAAGAATTGGGTTGCACTTCAG AATACATATGATACACTTTTCTTCATTGTAGACCTCCACGCG ATTACATTACCTTATGAAGCACAACAATTATCTAAGGCTTCAAGGTCAACTGCAGCTATTTATCTGGCATGTGGAGTGGATCCTTCTAAG GCTTCTGTTTTTGTACAGTCTCATGTTCGGGCACATGTAGAATTAATGTGGTTGCTAAGTTCTGCAACACCAATTGGTTGGCTGAACAAAATGATACAGTTCAAAGAGAAGTCTCGCAAGGCG GGTGATGAAGAAGTTGGAGTtgcccttttgacttatcctGTTCTGATGGCTTCTGATATACTTCTATATCAG TCTGATTTTGTCCCTGTTGGTGAAGATCAAAAGCAGCACTTGGAGTTGACTCGTGACTTAGCAGAACGGGTTAATTACTTATATGGAGGAAGAAAGTGGAAAAAATTAGGAGG TCGAGGTGGTGCAATATTTAAA GTTCCGGAGCCCCTTATACCTCCAGCTGGAGCCCGAATTATGTCCCTAACGGATGGcctttctaag ATGTCAAAGTCCGCACCTTCTGATCAATCGAGAATCAATTTGCTTGATCCTAAAGAT CTTATAGCAAACAAGATCAAACGTTGCAAAACTGATGCATTTCCAGG ATTGGAGTTTGATAATCCTGAGAGGCCAGAATGTAACAATCTTCTTTCCATATACCAGCTCATTTCGGGAAAGACAAAAGAG GAAGTTGTTCAGGAGTGCCAAAACATGAACTGGGGCGCCTTCAAAACTCTCTTAACAGATGCCTTGATTGATCATTTGCGTCCAATTCAG GTTCGCTATGACGAAATCATGTCCGATTCGGGTTACTTAGATGATGTTTTAGCAGAAGGTGCTAGAAATGCATCAGAAATAGCAGATGCCACTGTCAATAATGTTTACCAAGCAATGGGATTTTTGGGGAGAAGGTGA
- the LOC140174670 gene encoding uncharacterized protein, translating into MANTFNIVWSGPKLDGKLDYSYWETLMSTHLKAQNLWNFIEPGLQEGADAAQQRRDQLALSQIHQGVDYTVFSKIANAKSAKEAWNTLKLSYKGVDKAQKAKLQSLRREYERYEMSSSETVEQYFTRVTDLVNKMRVNGEDMPDSKVVEKILRTMPMKYDHVVTTILESHDMDTMTIAELQGTMESHISRILEKSEKSTEEALKSRVNFNNVVESNRTQEGRGRGFNFQSRGRESFRGRGRANYNQGSYNNFTPPNQGRGGTNFRPVNRGRGRGNFYQERTNFNCFHCGKYGHKVADCRFKMVNNNQAHEKSASKH; encoded by the coding sequence ATGGCAAACACTTTCAATATTGTGTGGTCCGGTCCCAAGTTAGATGGGAAACTTGATTATAGTTATTGGGAGACTTTGATGTCCACCCATTTGAAGGCCCAGAACTTGTGGAATTTCATTGAACCAGGTTTGCAAGAAGGAGCAGATGCTGCCCAACAAAGGAGAGATCAATTGGcgctatctcaaattcatcaaggaGTAGATTATACGGTGTTTAGCAAAATAGCAAATGCCAAAAGTGCAAAGGAAGCATGGAACACGTTGAAGCTGTCATACAAAGGCGTAGATAAAGCTCAGAAAGCAAAGCTACAGTCTTtaagaagagaatatgaaaggtACGAGATGTCTAGCTCAGAAACCGTTGAGCAATATTTTACTCGTGTTACAGATCTTGTCAATAAGATGAGAGTCAATGGAGAAGATATGCCCGATAGCAAAGTGGTGGAGAAAATTCTTCGCACCATGCCGATGAAGTATGACCATGTGGTGACTACGATACTAGAGTCCCACGATATGGATACTATGACGATTGCAGAGTTGCAAGGAACCATGGAAAGCCACATCAGTAGAATACTGGAGAAGTCAGAAAAATCAACTGAGGAAGCCCTGAAAAGTCGAGTGAATTTCAACAACGTTGTAGAATCAAACCGTACACAAGAAGGACGAGGTCGTGGTTTTAATTTTCAAAGTAGAGGTAGAGAAAGTTTCAGAGGTAGAGGTCGTGCcaattacaaccaaggaagtTACAATAATTTTACACCACCTAATCAAGGAAGAGGTGGAACGAATTTTAGGCCTGTCAACCGTGGAAGAGGTCGAGGCAATTTTTATCAAGAAAGAACCAATTTCAACTGTTTTCATTGTGGAAAGTATGGACACAAAGTAGCAGATTGCAGATTCAAAATGGTGAATAACAATCAAGCACACGAAAAATCAGCATCAAAACACTGA
- the LOC112705072 gene encoding histidine-containing phosphotransfer protein 4-like isoform X2: MDKVRLQREAAFIRSSLLDQGYLDEQFIQLEELQDNDNPNFVEEVVTLFYTDSARLIYNIDQALLSNPTDFTKLDDYMHQFKGSCSSIGAKKVKNECNGFGEYCEAQNYDGCFRTFQQIKQEYINLKKKLETYFQLLKEAA, from the exons ATGGACAAGGTTCGGTTGCAAAGAGAAGCTGCCTTCATACGAAGCTCACTTCTTGATCAG gGATATTTGGATGAGCAATTCATTCAGCTGGAAGAGTTGCAAGACAATGATAATCCCAATTTTGTGGAAGAAGTTGTGACCCTTTTCTACACTGACTCTGCAAGATTGATCTACAACATTGATCAAGCACT TTTGAGTAACCCAACTGACTTCACAAAATTGGACGATTACATGCATCAATTCAAGGGAAGTTGCTCAAG CATCGGAGCAAAGAAGGTGAAGAATGAATGCAACGGATTTGGTGAATATTGTGAGGCACAAAACTATGACGG ATGCTTCAGGACTTTCCAACAAATCAAGCAAGAGTATAtaaatttgaagaagaagcttgagACTTATTTTCAG TTATTGAAGGAAGCTGCTTAA
- the LOC112706331 gene encoding tryptophan--tRNA ligase, chloroplastic/mitochondrial isoform X2: MGGTGTVVSQSCAASTLLHSRFSLPSIRSCTSSATATPSTSSDTITPPTPLKKRVVSGVQPTGSIHLGNYFGAIKNWVALQNTYDTLFFIVDLHAITLPYEAQQLSKASRSTAAIYLACGVDPSKASVFVQSHVRAHVELMWLLSSATPIGWLNKMIQFKEKSRKAGDEEVGVALLTYPVLMASDILLYQSDFVPVGEDQKQHLELTRDLAERVNYLYGGRKWKKLGGRGGAIFKVPEPLIPPAGARIMSLTDGLSKMSKSAPSDQSRINLLDPKDLIANKIKRCKTDAFPGLEFDNPERPECNNLLSIYQLISGKTKEEVVQECQNMNWGAFKTLLTDALIDHLRPIQVRYDEIMSDSGYLDDVLAEGARNASEIADATVNNVYQAMGFLGRR; this comes from the exons ATGGGTGGCACTGGCACCGTTGTTTCTCA GTCGTGTGCTGCTTCAACCCTCCTTCATTCTCGCTTCTCACTCCCTTCTATCCGCTCTTGCACTTCCTCTGCCACCGCCACACCTTCTACTTCTTCAGACACGATCACTCCTCCAACCCCTCTCAA GAAACGGGTAGTCTCGGGAGTGCAGCCAACTGGGTCAATTCACCTTGGAAACTATTTTGGAGCCATCAAGAATTGGGTTGCACTTCAG AATACATATGATACACTTTTCTTCATTGTAGACCTCCACGCG ATTACATTACCTTATGAAGCACAACAATTATCTAAGGCTTCAAGGTCAACTGCAGCTATTTATCTGGCATGTGGAGTGGATCCTTCTAAG GCTTCTGTTTTTGTACAGTCTCATGTTCGGGCACATGTAGAATTAATGTGGTTGCTAAGTTCTGCAACACCAATTGGTTGGCTGAACAAAATGATACAGTTCAAAGAGAAGTCTCGCAAGGCG GGTGATGAAGAAGTTGGAGTtgcccttttgacttatcctGTTCTGATGGCTTCTGATATACTTCTATATCAG TCTGATTTTGTCCCTGTTGGTGAAGATCAAAAGCAGCACTTGGAGTTGACTCGTGACTTAGCAGAACGGGTTAATTACTTATATGGAGGAAGAAAGTGGAAAAAATTAGGAGG TCGAGGTGGTGCAATATTTAAA GTTCCGGAGCCCCTTATACCTCCAGCTGGAGCCCGAATTATGTCCCTAACGGATGGcctttctaag ATGTCAAAGTCCGCACCTTCTGATCAATCGAGAATCAATTTGCTTGATCCTAAAGAT CTTATAGCAAACAAGATCAAACGTTGCAAAACTGATGCATTTCCAGG ATTGGAGTTTGATAATCCTGAGAGGCCAGAATGTAACAATCTTCTTTCCATATACCAGCTCATTTCGGGAAAGACAAAAGAG GAAGTTGTTCAGGAGTGCCAAAACATGAACTGGGGCGCCTTCAAAACTCTCTTAACAGATGCCTTGATTGATCATTTGCGTCCAATTCAG GTTCGCTATGACGAAATCATGTCCGATTCGGGTTACTTAGATGATGTTTTAGCAGAAGGTGCTAGAAATGCATCAGAAATAGCAGATGCCACTGTCAATAATGTTTACCAAGCAATGGGATTTTTGGGGAGAAGGTGA